From Chryseobacterium sp. H1D6B, a single genomic window includes:
- a CDS encoding MFS transporter, which translates to MKNFNIKAVLFLNYFVFAILLNSVGTVILQVQQNFGISKSSASILEGFKDLPIAICSFILASFLPKIGIKKSMLIALFLVSCMCFVMPFADDFWFFKLLFAIVGISFALIKISVFTSIGLVTETDKEHSSFMGFLEGFFMIGVLAGNVLFSLFIDDNNPKSTHWLNVYWVLGGVSVLSFLFLFFSKLNEGEAKSEKTDLLGDIKNSISLFSYKKVLFFLLCAFLFVLVEQSFQTWTPTFYKEILKVPTSMSIQAGAVLAGAFALGRFLSGFFSKKFSWIYVVSFCVVGFAVSILLVLPLTHTTHIDENTNWLNAPLVVYLFPLMGVMLAPIYPSINSVILASIPKYLHSSMSGLIVVFSAIGGTIGSIITGFVFQEFSGQRAFYLSLIPLALLIMSAVIMNKLKINPKK; encoded by the coding sequence ATGAAAAATTTCAATATAAAGGCTGTTTTATTTTTAAACTATTTCGTTTTTGCGATTCTTTTGAATTCTGTAGGAACGGTGATCCTGCAGGTACAGCAGAATTTTGGGATCTCAAAATCTTCTGCGAGTATTTTAGAAGGATTTAAAGATCTGCCTATTGCTATCTGCTCTTTTATTCTGGCATCATTCCTTCCCAAAATAGGAATCAAAAAATCTATGCTTATCGCTCTTTTTTTGGTGAGCTGTATGTGTTTTGTAATGCCTTTTGCGGATGATTTCTGGTTTTTTAAATTGTTATTTGCTATTGTAGGAATTTCTTTTGCCCTTATAAAAATATCAGTTTTTACTTCTATTGGTCTGGTGACAGAGACCGATAAAGAACATTCAAGTTTTATGGGATTTCTAGAAGGCTTTTTCATGATAGGGGTATTAGCGGGAAATGTGCTTTTCAGCTTATTTATAGATGACAACAATCCTAAATCTACCCATTGGCTTAATGTGTACTGGGTGTTAGGCGGCGTTTCGGTGCTGTCATTTCTATTTCTGTTCTTTTCTAAACTGAATGAAGGAGAAGCTAAAAGTGAAAAAACAGATCTGCTTGGAGATATTAAAAACAGTATCAGTTTATTCAGTTATAAAAAAGTATTGTTCTTTTTATTGTGTGCTTTCTTATTTGTATTGGTGGAGCAGAGTTTCCAGACCTGGACGCCCACTTTTTACAAGGAAATTTTGAAAGTACCTACTTCTATGAGTATTCAGGCAGGAGCCGTTTTAGCGGGAGCTTTTGCTTTAGGAAGGTTTCTATCCGGCTTTTTCTCTAAAAAATTCAGCTGGATCTATGTGGTTTCTTTCTGTGTTGTAGGTTTTGCAGTCAGTATTTTACTGGTACTCCCTTTAACGCACACTACTCATATCGATGAAAATACGAACTGGCTGAATGCGCCGCTTGTGGTCTATTTATTTCCATTGATGGGGGTAATGCTGGCTCCGATCTATCCGAGTATCAACTCTGTTATCCTGGCTTCCATTCCAAAATATTTACATAGCTCAATGTCCGGCCTTATCGTTGTTTTCTCTGCAATCGGAGGAACAATAGGCTCGATTATTACGGGTTTTGTATTTCAGGAATTCAGCGGGCAGAGAGCTTTTTATCTTTCGCTGATCCCTTTAGCACTGCTTATTATGTCAGCAGTTATCATGAATAAATTAAAAATAAATCCTAAAAAATAA
- a CDS encoding AraC family transcriptional regulator has protein sequence MKVSFERIITSPKSSFRTLHNNSPISEFKWEYHYHPEIELVCVISGSGTRHVGYHKSNYSNGDLVLIGSNIPHSGFGLNSIDPHEEIVLQFREEILQFPEQEVETGSIKNLLELSKYGVHYSTAAKKAILPKLRKMVEYEGYKRYLLLLEILFELSMRRDFKLLNDEIMPYTIISKNKTRLENIFTYVEHNYDKDIDIENVAKLANLTLPAFCNFFKKATQITFTEFVNRYRINKACLLMVQDKSISECSYSCGFNNVTYFNRMFKKYTDKTPSEFIKNHSHNKVAALDSKIIVPQSSF, from the coding sequence ATGAAAGTTAGTTTTGAAAGAATCATAACCAGTCCGAAAAGCTCTTTCCGGACCTTACATAATAATTCTCCTATTTCAGAATTCAAATGGGAATATCATTATCATCCGGAAATAGAACTGGTATGTGTCATTTCCGGGAGCGGAACGCGCCACGTCGGTTATCATAAAAGCAATTATTCAAACGGAGATTTGGTTCTTATCGGCTCCAATATTCCGCATTCAGGGTTTGGGTTGAATTCTATTGATCCGCATGAAGAAATTGTCCTGCAGTTTCGGGAAGAAATTCTGCAGTTTCCTGAACAGGAAGTAGAAACAGGATCTATCAAAAATTTGTTGGAACTTTCTAAATATGGTGTTCATTACAGTACAGCTGCAAAAAAAGCAATTCTTCCCAAGCTGAGGAAAATGGTTGAATATGAAGGATACAAAAGATATCTTCTTCTCTTGGAAATCCTTTTTGAACTTTCTATGCGCAGAGATTTTAAATTATTAAATGATGAAATCATGCCTTACACCATTATCTCAAAGAATAAAACAAGACTGGAAAATATTTTCACTTACGTAGAACATAATTACGACAAAGATATTGATATTGAGAATGTAGCAAAACTTGCTAATCTTACTCTTCCGGCATTCTGCAACTTCTTCAAAAAAGCAACCCAGATCACCTTTACAGAATTTGTGAACCGCTACCGTATTAATAAGGCCTGTTTATTAATGGTTCAGGATAAAAGTATTTCGGAATGCAGTTACAGCTGCGGCTTTAACAATGTAACCTATTTTAACAGAATGTTTAAAAAATATACTGATAAAACCCCTTCTGAATTTATAAAGAACCATTCTCATAATAAGGTTGCTGCTTTAGATTCAAAAATAATTGTCCCTCAAAGTTCATTTTAA
- a CDS encoding thioredoxin family protein encodes MNTPSNMLALGTKAPFFELPNPSKTNEIQSLDDLKGEKGTLIIFMCNHCPFVLHVIDKLNELYEDYQEKGIEFIAINANNIEKYPEDSPEKMIEFQIERNFDFPYLFDESQTIAKAYEAACTPDFYFFDEKLDLIYRGQMDDSRPGNHKDITGEDLIIAFENLLLGEPQEDIQRPSMGCNIKWK; translated from the coding sequence ATGAATACTCCCTCTAATATGTTAGCATTAGGAACGAAAGCTCCCTTTTTTGAACTTCCAAATCCATCAAAAACTAATGAAATTCAATCATTAGATGATTTAAAAGGTGAAAAAGGAACTTTGATCATTTTTATGTGCAACCACTGCCCATTTGTTCTTCATGTGATTGATAAGCTGAATGAACTGTATGAAGATTATCAGGAGAAAGGAATAGAATTCATTGCGATCAACGCTAATAATATCGAAAAATACCCGGAAGATTCTCCGGAAAAAATGATCGAATTCCAAATTGAAAGAAATTTTGATTTTCCTTATTTATTTGATGAAAGCCAGACGATCGCAAAAGCTTACGAAGCAGCATGTACGCCGGATTTTTATTTCTTTGATGAAAAACTGGATCTGATTTATAGAGGACAGATGGATGATTCAAGACCTGGAAACCACAAAGATATAACAGGAGAAGATCTGATTATTGCTTTTGAAAATCTATTATTAGGCGAGCCTCAGGAAGACATTCAAAGACCAAGCATGGGATGCAACATTAAATGGAAATAA
- a CDS encoding TetR/AcrR family transcriptional regulator — MGLHERRQREKESIRANILQAAFGLAKTEGWASLSMRKIADAIEYSAPVVYDYFENKEAILFEISLDGFKLLHKELLKSQKKHDTPEEQLVAIVDTYWNFAFNNKEYYQLMFGLGMQCSGKGQMKEEFSSFQDMIYDCTYNIIKKNGSNVDNACHMSHALFSAVHGLISIMMMRNTDIPATMNKTTLDETVSAFVKSL; from the coding sequence ATGGGTTTACATGAACGTCGTCAAAGAGAAAAAGAATCTATACGTGCAAATATTTTGCAGGCGGCTTTCGGTTTGGCTAAAACAGAGGGTTGGGCATCACTTTCTATGCGGAAAATTGCTGACGCTATTGAGTACAGCGCTCCCGTTGTTTATGATTATTTTGAAAATAAAGAAGCAATTTTATTTGAAATTTCTTTAGATGGATTTAAACTTCTGCATAAAGAATTATTAAAAAGCCAGAAAAAACATGATACTCCAGAAGAGCAGCTTGTAGCTATAGTGGATACATACTGGAATTTTGCTTTTAATAATAAAGAATATTATCAGCTGATGTTTGGCTTAGGAATGCAGTGCAGCGGTAAAGGCCAGATGAAAGAGGAATTTTCATCATTTCAGGATATGATTTATGACTGTACTTATAATATTATTAAGAAAAACGGCTCCAATGTAGATAATGCCTGCCATATGTCACATGCTTTATTTTCAGCAGTACATGGTTTAATATCGATAATGATGATGCGTAATACGGATATCCCGGCAACAATGAACAAGACTACTCTTGACGAAACTGTTTCGGCTTTTGTTAAATCTTTATAG
- a CDS encoding efflux RND transporter periplasmic adaptor subunit, translating into MKIPGKLRIIVLISSIILLQNCTKAAENSNQAPPAPALPVYTVITSSASTYQEFPTALEGKNNVEIRSQVDGYLDKIYVEEGAYVRAGQALFKIDSRAYGEQMNMAQANLQAANANIQKAKVEVDRLQPLVSAKVVSDVQMKTAKANYAAAVAAAAQAKASVGGARINVGFTTITAPVSGYIGRIPYKKGSLISRTDPSPLTLLSDISEIYAYFSLSELDFIAFQKRYPGATLEEKLRNMPMVDLIIADNSTYSEKGKMSIVDGQFDKSTGAISVRAVFPNKSGALRTGNTGRIRMPQLLSNAVVIPQESTFEIQDKTYVYILGKDKKVTSKPITISGKTENYYFISEGLSAGDKIVFTGLGSLKDGASIQPKAISSDSLLRAKPL; encoded by the coding sequence ATGAAAATACCTGGAAAATTGAGGATCATTGTACTTATTTCAAGTATTATCCTTTTACAGAACTGCACAAAAGCTGCAGAAAATTCTAATCAAGCTCCGCCTGCTCCAGCATTACCCGTTTATACCGTAATCACTTCATCTGCATCTACATATCAAGAATTTCCTACTGCTTTGGAAGGAAAAAACAATGTGGAAATAAGATCTCAGGTTGATGGTTATTTAGATAAAATCTATGTGGAAGAAGGAGCTTATGTAAGAGCCGGACAGGCTTTATTCAAAATAGATTCAAGAGCTTACGGCGAGCAGATGAACATGGCACAGGCCAATCTGCAGGCTGCCAATGCAAATATTCAAAAAGCGAAAGTAGAAGTAGACCGTCTGCAGCCTTTAGTTTCAGCAAAAGTAGTTTCTGATGTTCAGATGAAAACTGCAAAAGCCAATTATGCAGCAGCCGTTGCAGCAGCGGCACAGGCTAAAGCATCAGTAGGAGGCGCTAGAATTAATGTAGGATTTACAACTATTACAGCACCGGTAAGCGGCTACATCGGAAGAATTCCTTATAAAAAAGGAAGTTTAATTTCAAGAACCGATCCAAGCCCTCTTACCCTATTATCTGACATCAGCGAAATATACGCATATTTCTCACTTAGTGAACTGGATTTCATTGCTTTCCAAAAAAGATATCCGGGAGCTACTTTAGAAGAAAAGCTGAGAAATATGCCGATGGTAGACCTGATCATTGCAGACAACAGCACTTATTCCGAAAAAGGAAAAATGAGTATTGTAGACGGCCAGTTTGATAAAAGCACAGGAGCAATCAGCGTTCGCGCCGTATTCCCAAATAAAAGTGGAGCTCTGAGAACCGGAAATACAGGAAGAATCCGTATGCCGCAGTTATTATCAAATGCAGTAGTAATACCGCAGGAATCAACTTTTGAAATTCAAGACAAAACGTATGTCTATATCCTTGGAAAAGACAAAAAAGTAACCAGCAAACCAATTACAATTTCAGGAAAAACAGAGAACTATTACTTTATTTCTGAAGGACTTTCTGCTGGTGACAAGATTGTATTTACAGGACTGGGCAGCCTGAAAGACGGTGCTTCAATACAACCGAAAGCGATCTCTTCTGACAGCCTGCTTAGAGCAAAACCTTTGTAA